Genomic window (Neodiprion lecontei isolate iyNeoLeco1 chromosome 7, iyNeoLeco1.1, whole genome shotgun sequence):
ACTCAAATTCATTATAGTCTGTCCTAAAAATTGCAAGTTACTTTCCGATCTTTCTCAAGTTTCCACAACAATAACCATGgctttacacacacacacacggacggacggacgtaCACTTATGAGCTTCGGTTTGGACATCTATTTGCGACGTGGGAAGTAAGGGTATGAGAAAAAAGCCAGCACACCgtatctaaaaatttttgttacatcAATACCTCTGTCTTGACAAGTATAAAACTGTTTGGTTAACCATTCTAGATCATGTAATGACATTTTTCATAGTAATAACAGTAATAGCGACAGTTGCAGCAAGAATAGATGAAACAATATgattaataattatcattattaataaTCTTATTAATGTGTAATGGTACGTTATTTGTAACTTCGTAATGATCATGATGACACTGCGATTGTTCCCAATTTTTCGGCATTGAGTCAGTgatactaaatttttttaggcGCGCTATTTCCTTGGATTCTGGCTGCTCTTTTAGCTTCCATCTGACGCTGACGTGCTAATTTTCGTTCCTCCCGTTTCTTTTTTGCCTCTTCGAGTTTAGCATTACTTGctgcaaaaatttcatttacatccatgttatacgtacacacaGAGTAAATGAATAATACAGATTTGATACGACATGCGAGTCGCGCGCAATCTCCGGATCTCCCGTGTTCCCGATGAGTTATACTCATTGTCAAATAACATTGTCCGTCGATGGCAATTAGACATATAATACACAAAGTAAAGATATTGGAAATGATTGGCGATTTGGTGATTGTTGAAATTGTTAAATATCTCACCAGACTGTTCAAACGACGGGAATTCTTCAATCGGCTGAAATTCAGAGTCATCCCAGCCTTCTTGTCGGCTTCCATCGTATCCGCCCTTGTCATCTGCTTGACTTTCCTCCTCCTGTAAAACATATGCTACAGTGGCCCTCATCTCGATTTGCCTTGCGATTCCACCGGGAAGAGATCGTAAATAATTGAAGTTTATAAGATACATAAGGTCATAAAAAATTCGAGGACAGGAACCTGCGTTAGGTGATACTGCACACAGGAGGTAGACACTGTTAGTACAGCATTTATCGTAGCTGCTTGTGTTTTTCGTTGGTACTTACAATCTGAACGACCGTTGTTGACCAGATAGCAAGTAAATCATATCACACGCACTCTTAAGAAATACTCATCAACTACTGACCGGTTCTTCCTCAAGGTTCTCCCACTGAGGGTCATGAACTTTCGATGCAACCGCAGAAGATTGAGTCTTAGCCATAGATGCTGCAACATTCGGTGTGGTTACAGACTGCTGTTCCATGTCACCCCAGTTGTCTGCCTCCCAGCAATCCCATTCACAGTCCGAATTTGTATTTCCAGTACTCTGGGGATCTTGATCCTGATCATGATCCAACGAAGTCATGCTTGTCGCGCTACtggtcgtcgtcgtcgtacTCGCACTGCTCTGGGAACTGCTGGCCTGCTCTGTGCCAATCATTTAAGAATAAAGATCATTATTTCCCCTTGGCATTCCTATTTTGTAAGCGTGCCCCCATAAAGCTCAATCCGTatttgttataaatataacaCGTATGAATATCGCTCCCTTGTCATAATAAGCTTTAAGTTAGGCAAACGCGTAATGTAATGGGACAAACCAAGCGAGGCTGGTTTGCTAAGCAAAATTCTTGATGCTTGCGTGTTGGATGACTTTGGTGTGTCAGATTGACTGCGATAGAACTTAGCTGTAACAGCGGTAACGGCCCACCCTGCCCACGTAGCTGCAGCATTGCTCAAACTTGGTGTGGCCGTATTGACGTCCGCTTCTGAAACAGTTTCGCCGGTTTATACATCTCAGGCTTGTTTGCCGGTGTCAATGTTTACCCATAGATTCGCGAAGTCCGGGATCCTCGGAGACTCGTTCGAGCTTAGAAAGAAATCCCCGAATTGTACGAAAAGCATTTTCTCTTACACCTTTGTCCACATCGGTAGCAAGCGGACAGAGAGCCGGGAGTATTCGGTTCGCAACTTCTTGTAGAAGGAAATATTGTTGCGTCGCAGCTAATGCCAATATACTTGCGCTGCGCGCAGGAGCAAATGAATCCCTGGTACCTCTGACAAAAGCACCGATGAGTACCTTGAAACAGTGGCAAAGATGTAACAATGATAAAATATGACAAGCAACAAACAGGGTCCGTCATTCCTTACTGCTCGTAGGGGATCCAAAAGCACGGAAATAACTGATATTACCTCAAGTTTGTATCGAAATGGCTTTGTGAGATACCAGAGTAGGCACGAAGTCAGTACGAACGAAAATCCCGTAATATGGCTTTTAAGGAAAACCAAGGGGATTTACTCACGCTTACATATTCCATACGAGTTGTAAAGAATGAGCGTCCGTAGTATACAAGTAATTAGTGTATCCAAATGTTTATAAGAATTTAGGAAATCTGCAACTACTTGTTGACCTCATTTCCAGGACGTACTTTTTGTCTGATTTGAGGGTGCAGATGTTGAGCAATTTTGCCAAGGCATACAGTGGTGTTTGTTCGTATTCCACCTTGGTCGTCTTTTGATTGAAGTCTGGCAAAATGTCTGAGTGTTTCTACGTTAAGGTTGTTATAATCTAGCTTGGAAGCGAGATGAACTACCGACTTGATAGTATGTTCTCTGACAGCAGGGTTTGTATCTAAAAAGCCACGAGCAACCTGTAAATTGAACAATTCTGTTACACGAATATCAATCTCCCCTAAAGATTTAAGAGTGTCGTGTTGTAATTGGGAATACAAAAGTCACTCTATGGGCCGAACAACAACTCTCTTAAATCTGTCATCGTATCATAGACGTTCAGTCGCTGCTGTATATACATTCAATAAAAACCTGTGGGAAAATCGCCTCATTGACCGTGGAAGGTTGAAGATGGTTTACGAATCGCTCTAGATGCTGCAAGAGTCGCAAACGTGTCgctctgtcgtttgatgcaaatAATTTCACGACACAGGGCACAACGCGACGCTGATACTCAGGATCGGGTAATTTACGGCCGAGTTGCAGTAGCGGTGGTAGAACCGCACTTCCAGCGTCTCCAAAATCAAATGCCGCCAGAAGTTGGGGTAAGATTTTATACCTTCCAACTCCATCGGGAAAACTTTCCAGCTTTGAGGCTAGTTGTGTGAAGAATCTACTTTTCTCACCCTTCTCTTTCATCTGGATTTCTTCCAAGAATAAGAGGGCGTCGACCAAGTCATTCTTAAAATATCCTCCGTTGCTTCTACACCTTGCTATCACATCGGCTGGATTGGGTCGTACGTCTGCATTGTGACTGGAGAGCTCTCGATACACAGCCAATAGTTGTTTGGGTATCTTAaagaatttaaattaaaatctaGATAGCAAAACATAGGTACAGTCTTGGATGTAATCTCATCAAAGCGGTACCTTGCGTTGATTTGTACCTGATTCGTTTTGGTCTTCAGATCAGCAGACCTGTTGAGCGGGCCATTGAATGCCTCCCATATGAGGCAGCCAAGTCCCCACGCGTCAATCGTGCTGCCATTTCAAGGATGTGATTTTAATGAGGTATTGAACAAACGTACTTGATATATTCAGGAAGCAGCACTAGAATCGTATCGTAAATATGATTGATCGGTGATTTATAAGGTGCTAGTGTACGGCATTTTCTTACTAGCATCTGCGTTCAATACCAAAGTGTACAGAAACGTGCGGAATAACTTGAAATATCCTGTACATCAGGTATACCTAAATAGTCATATCACACAATAgtcaaaaaatttggaaaatcgaACAAAGCTAATGAGAATCCCACAATATTGcattgtaattaaaataaacacAATGTCATGTGCAAACTGGACCCTAGCTATACTGTAGTCCTTGTCCTGGTGGTGTCCCAAGTGATGGAAATTGTTATCTATCACCTACCGCCATCATCGGTACAATTTGCTTTGGTAAATACAGTAATTTGTTATATCGGTATTTCAATGTCTACCATAAAGACCGCATAACAAATAAGTTTCTATACCATTTTGATTGAGGTTTGTAGGTTTCTGTAGCTTCAGGAGGTTGGTAGACGCGCAGGGCCGCGGGCAAGGGAGTATAGTTTACCGTTACCCCTGTCGTGTACTCCACTCCCCCCAGCTTCCATTCGCCACTTTCCACATTTACGAAAACCGACCAGAGATTGATGTTGTTGTGTCTAAGATTGCCGTCGTTATTCAGAAAACTGAGAGCACGCTATTCAAAcacaaataaaatcattatagcCCCACGCTCTTCTTTTTGCCATACTTGGATCTTTTGATCAAGACacgtgaaacgtgaaaaagTCTGGATCAACAACTCGTTTCGGCATGGCCTCGATGCTGGgacgttacaatttttgtactGCTATATCTTTCACTCCGTTAGTTACCAGTGATTCATTATTCTCAACAGACATAAGTTACAGTACTCTTTTTATAGATAAAATGTTAACAAGCACTTTGTATAAGCctcattattatttcaacaGTAGCTCAGGATATTCTACGCTCAATGCCCGATGACGGAAAGAGGTATA
Coding sequences:
- the LOC107223550 gene encoding N-terminal kinase-like protein; the protein is MWSFFSRDPTKDFPYEIGEPVFGFEGKSLWTLHRAKRKGTNVGEDVSVFVIQAKNGGDADLETARAAVKRLKTLRHPSILTYLDNLETEKTIYLATERVEPLQLRLHGNNLPEGQQRDLYLSWGIFQITRALSFLNNDGNLRHNNINLWSVFVNVESGEWKLGGVEYTTGVTVNYTPLPAALRVYQPPEATETYKPQSKCTIDAWGLGCLIWEAFNGPLNRSADLKTKTNQIPKQLLAVYRELSSHNADVRPNPADVIARCRSNGGYFKNDLVDALLFLEEIQMKEKGEKSRFFTQLASKLESFPDGVGRYKILPQLLAAFDFGDAGSAVLPPLLQLGRKLPDPEYQRRVVPCVVKLFASNDRATRLRLLQHLERFVNHLQPSTVNEAIFPQVARGFLDTNPAVREHTIKSVVHLASKLDYNNLNVETLRHFARLQSKDDQGGIRTNTTVCLGKIAQHLHPQIRQKVLIGAFVRGTRDSFAPARSASILALAATQQYFLLQEVANRILPALCPLATDVDKGVRENAFRTIRGFLSKLERVSEDPGLRESMEADVNTATPSLSNAAATWAGWAVTAVTAKFYRSQSDTPKSSNTQASRILLSKPASLEQASSSQSSASTTTTTSSATSMTSLDHDQDQDPQSTGNTNSDCEWDCWEADNWGDMEQQSVTTPNVAASMAKTQSSAVASKVHDPQWENLEEEPEEESQADDKGGYDGSRQEGWDDSEFQPIEEFPSFEQSASNAKLEEAKKKREERKLARQRQMEAKRAARIQGNSAPKKI